Within Pseudomonadota bacterium, the genomic segment TCCAAAACGTACTCACCCGCGATGGGGTTCTCGACGTCCAGTACACCACTAACCTGGTGACTCACTCGCGCGCAGTCTTCAAGCCCGATACCGGATTCGGCATCGATGTACAACCGCAGCAACTGACCTTGGCCCGAATCCATCCGTTCTACGCAGATGAGCTCATAGCCCATTGCGGAGACGACCGGCTCAAGCAGCGCTGTCAAATCATCTCGCACTTCCTGCTCCGCCTCGCCAAAAACAAAAAATGGGCCCACTGGCCCACCTTTACCCGCGAATGTTTGGGTGGATATGGCTCCTACCCAAACATGAAACCGGCAACCCATTGAGCTACTCGGTGCAGCAGGCCCGCTAACAAAAAAGCCCCGGACGGGGGCTTTTGGGGCATATTATGCACGCGAGAGGGGCGCCCCGCAACTCAATCGAGCGGTTTCAGCGGCGACTTAACGCATTGGTGAGGGTTATCACGTCTCGCGAGAAAGACGGATCAAAATACAGGGCTGAAACGCGCGAAGCCAGCGCCCCAGGAAAACCAGGTCTGGTTGCCCTGAATATCGATGGATCGGTGCGAAATTCACGCGCCCCAATGCGGGATCACCAAGCCTTAACCACCATGATGTCGCACGGCGGGTCGGCGAGAAAATCTTCCGCCACGCTGCCAAGAAGCGCCCGCGCCATTCCGGTTCGACCATGCGTGCCAAGCACGAGAAGGTTGGCGTTGAGATCTTTGATTTGCTCGCGAATCGCGCGTTGGGGGTCACCCTCTACGATCACAGTTTGCGCTTGGCCGAGCCGCTTTTCCAGCCCCGCAACAAAGACTTTCATTTCTTCGTTGACCATGTGTTTCAGCTGGACCTGTGCACTCTGGCGACCTTCATCGGAATCAGCAGAGCCGTTCAGGAAGGTTTTGAAGGGAACGCTATAGATGTGGAGCAGACGCAATTGCGCCTTGGGCGCAAAGCCCAAGGCAAACTCCAGGGCACGCCTTGAGTACACGGAGAAATCGATGCCAACCGCAATCTGCTGGTAAGGCTTGGTTGCCCGGTCCTTGACCACCAGCACCGGCATATCTCCGTTGCGAACCACCCGTTCGACGGTGGTTCCTCGAAACAGACCGGCCAACCCCCGCGCCCGGTGCATTCCCAGCACGACCAGATCGAACTGATCACTCTCGCTCCGCCGGAGTATCTGCATCCAATCCTTGCCGACGTCGATCAAAAAGTCGACCGCCACATCCTCCGCGCCGCGCAGCGAAAACAAATGCTCCCGAAGATCCCGCTCCGCGACCCGACGTTGTTCTTCGGCGATTGAAACCGGCAAATCCTCATCGATGACATGCAACACACTTAAGTGGGCACCGAACTCCTTACAAAGCGAAACGGCCCGATCGATCGCCCGATCCGAGCGTTCCGACAAATCCGTCGCGACCAGAATTCGTTTCATCGTTAATCCTTTTCGTCTATCCGCCGGGGCTGAGTCGCATAAAATGCGGCGCAGACCGTCCAGCTAATCCTACGCGTGCATCTGAGCATGACAAGCCCCAGCGCCGCATGGAAAAGTTTGCACATCAGCAACAGGGAATTTCAATGAAAATAAAACCGTATTTTTTGATTCTGTCGGGCGCGGGCGTGTCGATGATCGCTTTGCTTTATGGCCTCTCGCCGCAGTGGTTTGCCCGGACTTTCCTGGGCATTGCCGAGTTGAATGTCAATATGGCCCATATCCTACGAGCCGTGACAGGCCTCTATCTGGCGCTGAGTGCATTCTGGTTATTTTCTGCCTATCACGAAAAATATCGGAATACCGCGATTCTGACAGTCATCATTTTTTCCGCAGGACTCGTGTTGGGGCGAATCGTGAGCTTTTTCGCCGATGGCTAGCCCGCTCCCCTGCTGCTCATTTACATAGCGATGGAATTGATATTCGCGCCGGCGGCTTACTGGGTGTTCAAACTGCCGGACTGAATTGGACCGCATCTCCCACCCGGCGGCAGTTACTTGGCGGTGGCACGACAAGAAAAGGACCGCCGGATTGCTCGAGGCTTCTAGGCTTTCGGTTCCCACAGCTCGATGGGGTTGCCCTCCGGGTCGTGCAGCCGGGCGAATCGGCCGTTCGGATACGCCTCCGGGTCGATGCTCACCTCAATACCCATGCCCCGCAGTTGCGAAACCATGGCATCGAGATCGCTCACCCGAAAGTTCACCATCCACGCTTGGCTTTCGCTTCCGAAGTATTCAGTATCAGGCGGAAACGGGGCGAACACCGTCGGCCCCGCTTGTTGCGCCCAAGGTTGTTCGTCGTAGCTTTGGGGCACCGGATTGATCCCCAGGTGCTGCTCATACCATTGCCCCAACGCTGATGGATTTTTCGACTTGAAGAACACGCCTCCAATGCCTCGCACCCGTTCCATATACGCACCTCCGCTTTGCCGAACGTGGATGGGAAAACCGCCTATATAAGGTAGCAGTCGCTAAGATACATGTTGAATATGTAGACTCGGATGACGAGCTTTTGTGACTCATTCAAACCCGGAACGTCCTTCCCATCGACAACATTCTGCTGGTCGAGCGACTCCCATCAACCGAGAAGTGGTCATCATGGAAGACACATCGCAGCGCTTCGCTCAATGGCACGCCCAGGAGGCCGCGTCGTCGTTCCATACGCTGGCGTCCACGGCTGACGGCCTCAGTCAGCCAGAGGCCGAGGCACGGCTAAAACGTTACGGTGCCAACCGCCTGCCACCCGCTGAGGGCAAAGGCCCTGTGAAGCGCTTCCTGGCCCAATTCAATAACGTATTGATTTATGTCTTGCTCGTCGCCGGGATGGTAACCGCTGCCCTGGAGCATTGGATCGACAGCGGTGTCATTTTTGGCGTGGTGCTGATCAACGCCCTGATCGGGTTTATTCAGGAGGGAAAAGCGGAGCAGGCGCTCAACGCCATCCGCCAGATGCTCTCCCAGCAGGCGACGGTCAAGCGTGATGGGCAATTCATGACCCTGCCCGCGGAAGCGCTGGTGCCTGGTGATGTGGTGTTACTGCAATCCGGCGATAAGGTTCCGGCGGACATGCGTCTTTTTAGAAGCCGGGAATTGCGCATCGATGAAGCCACGCTCACCGGCGAGTCCGTGCCGGTGGAAAAAAACACCCTCCCCGTGGACGACAACGCCGTGATCGGCGATCGCAAATGCATGGCCTTCTCCGGCACCCTGGTCGCGTATGGGCAAGGCCAGGGTGTGGTGGTGGCAACCGGCGAGAGCACCGAAATCGGGCGCATCAGTCACTTGCTGCAGGATGTGCCGCTGCTCACCACGCCGCTGTTACGGCAAATGTCCACCTTTGCAAGGTGGCTGACGGCCGCCATCGCGGCGATGGCCGCCTCCACTTTCGCCTATGGCGTATGGGTGCATGGGTACCCGATCGGTGAAATGTTTCTTGCCGCCGTGGGTCTGGCGGTGGCCGGTATTCCCGAGGGACTGCCGGCCATTATGACCATTACGCTGGCCATTGGCGTACAGCGGATGGCGAAGAAAAACGCGATTATTCGCCGCCTGCCAGCGGTGGAGACCTTGGGCTCGGTGACCGTTATTTGTTCCGATAAAACGGGCACGCTGACGCGCAACGAAATGACCGTGCAAACGCTGGCCAGTGGTGCCGGCATCTGCGAAGTAACGGGTGTGGGTTATGCTCCCCAAGGCGGATTCAATCTCGAGGGCAAGGCGATAACAGCCGAAGATTTTCCGCTGCTGAGAGAAATCGCGCAGGCCGCCCTGTTATGCAACGACGCGACCATCCTGGAGTGCGACGGCCGTTGGACGATGCAAGGCGATCCAACGGAAGGCGCGCTGGTCACCCTGGCCCTCAAAGCGGGACTGGAACACCACCACACCCTCAACCAATACCCCCGCGTCGACGCCATCCCCTTCGAGTCGCAACAC encodes:
- the rimP gene encoding ribosome maturation factor RimP gives rise to the protein MGPFFVFGEAEQEVRDDLTALLEPVVSAMGYELICVERMDSGQGQLLRLYIDAESGIGLEDCARVSHQVSGVLDVENPIAGEYVLEVSSPGDDRPLVKPEHFERAIGERIRVRMAVPINGRKNFVGVLKALADGQIELDVDGQVWSLAIAEIDRARLAP
- a CDS encoding universal stress protein, whose translation is MKRILVATDLSERSDRAIDRAVSLCKEFGAHLSVLHVIDEDLPVSIAEEQRRVAERDLREHLFSLRGAEDVAVDFLIDVGKDWMQILRRSESDQFDLVVLGMHRARGLAGLFRGTTVERVVRNGDMPVLVVKDRATKPYQQIAVGIDFSVYSRRALEFALGFAPKAQLRLLHIYSVPFKTFLNGSADSDEGRQSAQVQLKHMVNEEMKVFVAGLEKRLGQAQTVIVEGDPQRAIREQIKDLNANLLVLGTHGRTGMARALLGSVAEDFLADPPCDIMVVKAW
- a CDS encoding DUF4345 domain-containing protein — its product is MKIKPYFLILSGAGVSMIALLYGLSPQWFARTFLGIAELNVNMAHILRAVTGLYLALSAFWLFSAYHEKYRNTAILTVIIFSAGLVLGRIVSFFADG
- a CDS encoding VOC family protein, with the protein product MERVRGIGGVFFKSKNPSALGQWYEQHLGINPVPQSYDEQPWAQQAGPTVFAPFPPDTEYFGSESQAWMVNFRVSDLDAMVSQLRGMGIEVSIDPEAYPNGRFARLHDPEGNPIELWEPKA